The segment TCTGGCACCGCAAAGGCTGAAAACTACTTCGGTGTCCGCAGCGACCAGGAACTAGAGGCACGCCGACGTGCACAAGGTCTATCTGCAGTTCCGCCGATCGCAGTACTCTCCTCAACTGCAGACCTAGACCCGGACAGTCAATTATTTACCAACACTTTCGTTCCGCCGATCGTAATAACCACGGATGCAGCACCCAAGACCAAGACGAAAGCTCTCGAATCCGCAGGCGCAGTAGTAATACACGCCGGAACCAGCCGAGTGAATGTCAAGCTTGCTCTGACCAGCCTGAGCCGCTTAGGGTTCGTTCGGATTCTGTGCGAGGGTGGCCCTAAGCTATTCGGTTCGATGCTTGCCGAAGACCTGGTGGATGATGTCTGTCTGACGTTGTCGCCCTCCCTCGTCGGAGGACGGGCAGGGCGGATCGCAGACTGGGACGGAGCTGCTGCTTCCGCGATGAGTCTGGCTCACGTGCTCGTCGCCGAAGACGGAACGCTGCTCACGCGCTGGGTGCGTCAGGCATGAGCAGCGCGCCGTCCGACACCGATCGAAAAGTCGATAGCCTCGCACGGTGACGCAGAAACGAACGTTGCTCGCCGCGGTCCTCGTCCTCGCCACGATGTGCGCGGCCTGTGGTGCCGGCCCGTCGCTCCGACCCGACGTCGCGGTCGAACAGCGCTCCCCCGGTCAGCCGGGCGAGCCCTCGACGGACGCACCCCCGGAACCGGTCGCACTTGCCGTGCCGACCAACGATCTCGCCTGGGCCGACTGCACCGCAGCCACACTCGGCACGTTCGGGCTCACCTCAACCACTCCCGGCCTGACACTCGAATGCGCAGAGTACGAAGCAGACGTGGATGCGAGCGGGCAGATGTTCGGCACTTTCGCCGTCGGCGCGCTGCGAGCCCGACTCGACAGAACGCCCAGCGATGCGGGACCGCTGGTGTTCACGTCCGGTTCGGATCGGTCGTCGATCGGCACGTTGGCCACGATGGCCGCAGGCCCGCTCGCGACGCTGCTCGAGGCTCATCCCATCGTTGCGGTGGATCGTCGCGGCATCGGCCGATCCACCGCCGTGGTCTGCATCGACGACACCCTCCAGTCTCCTACCAAGTCTGCTGTCGACGCGCTGGGGCAGTTCACCAGATCCGATGCCGACGCCGTCGACCGCGCTGTCGACGCAGGTCGTGACGCCACGATCGAGTGCACCGACACGTTGCAACCGCAGGAGCTCGCGTTCGGAACCACCTATGCCGCGGACGATCTGGACCGTC is part of the Rhodococcus sp. SBT000017 genome and harbors:
- a CDS encoding pyrimidine reductase family protein, with the protein product MVRGSFVSSIDGASSVDGISGGLSSHADKAMFRIQRELTDLVVIGSGTAKAENYFGVRSDQELEARRRAQGLSAVPPIAVLSSTADLDPDSQLFTNTFVPPIVITTDAAPKTKTKALESAGAVVIHAGTSRVNVKLALTSLSRLGFVRILCEGGPKLFGSMLAEDLVDDVCLTLSPSLVGGRAGRIADWDGAAASAMSLAHVLVAEDGTLLTRWVRQA